Below is a window of Stygiolobus azoricus DNA.
TCTCTGATTTTACCGGCATCCCAAAGTCGACTACATATAGGAGACTCAAAAAGCTCACTTCCTTAGGCTACTTACAAGGAACCAGGGAGTATGGCAGAGTATACTATGATCTCAATTTAGGGACAAGAGGTATAAGTACTAAAATTAACAAAGGCATAGAAGAAAAGATTAGGAATAATGAAAAATAGGAGAAAAGAATTATAATTTCTTATATAATTCTTATAAAAACATAGAAACACTTTTGTTTTTCTACTTTGTTTCACAGATATAGTTCTAGCGGAAATTTCGGGAAAAAATTGTTTCAAGAGATCCTTATATATTCGACATCCTTATTTTCTTAATGTGAAAGCTTTAGGAACTGTAATAGGGATTATAATACTCCTGCTAATAGTTTTAGCTTCAATAGCCATAATTCTCGCGTATTATGGTGCATTCGAGGAAATGGGTGCACAACTTTCTC
It encodes the following:
- a CDS encoding winged helix-turn-helix domain-containing protein; this encodes MDNRDLLIMEAIKRGYKTLTEISDFTGIPKSTTYRRLKKLTSLGYLQGTREYGRVYYDLNLGTRGISTKINKGIEEKIRNNEK